In Vibrio sp. STUT-A11, a genomic segment contains:
- a CDS encoding PilZ domain-containing protein, producing MLQSEILSLAERLIPVYGSVDFDIVLGQLTEEAPPSAKILVKIELNRLMAPCKKSIDLRGRVNGECRKYIFDGIPHWLDDVAFNAYHKSIRKYGGYTEGVWETLISTRNNFRVMGKYSAEENHPSLSESKNPFLAAPVQLGFNLKRQEKRLKVQSQVEIHRSKGQLLHGLSIDLSCSGAKFKVPSAFKYNLGEIIEVTFTDFASQSQLAGIEKPLTYRILAVEDCYENDAIRYLRTTLLTETNIIDRVIDEVLNSDAKRTRHDNQDKVIRARTRGYEHLALKHTSNLPLFFQGSELKLAMLTPNNQKLWQYWHDERNQQVFGSLFHKERMTSLITPGVRGTTNVLYSFTHEHDNKTYFYSMLRPEASREQRQLFWHLGAKRNSWRVFRVSIFELSEQEKEELASFSSELAQTSQLLTHVGILQEISDEKSGQDYLLTEKPRVPSNTLNAFRHPRRITGNPKGIYFDAQSRRKEPRYRFKTPLALITGQLSSTGHSVDISKRGLGIRLENPATLRTGQEVTINFHELQLYDGNLPLSAVPYRVVRVSPDGHRVQLVIGQNSTARRVIAFLNKVIEHNKNKLLQQEDVLPSHKLLERLHSVLLSRSLSSPIFISKTSTGAFNTPVIGVNHPLPKYVEIFAQIGHSQKLSLEPIFKGRTSTLIADLIKRVEGAQEKHEDIYLSVAKIGNMVTGIESKLHQDFSNLKERIQFIKKARMMGDFYVLRLSTAPIFEPMTSLLQRDLGELTQFSVHQASKLEKELTSLIGYSEFEDITEEVLVRLELTE from the coding sequence ATGCTGCAATCTGAAATTCTCTCGCTCGCGGAACGGCTCATCCCGGTCTATGGTTCTGTAGACTTTGATATTGTCCTTGGTCAACTAACCGAGGAAGCGCCGCCTTCGGCCAAAATCCTGGTCAAGATAGAATTAAACCGATTGATGGCACCATGCAAAAAAAGCATTGATCTGCGTGGTCGTGTTAACGGGGAATGCAGAAAGTACATTTTCGATGGTATTCCACACTGGTTAGATGATGTTGCCTTTAATGCCTATCACAAAAGCATCAGAAAGTATGGCGGCTATACCGAAGGGGTCTGGGAAACGCTTATTAGCACCCGGAACAATTTTCGTGTGATGGGAAAATATTCAGCCGAAGAAAATCATCCATCTCTATCAGAGAGTAAAAACCCATTTTTGGCCGCGCCCGTTCAATTAGGCTTTAACTTAAAACGGCAAGAAAAGCGTTTAAAAGTCCAGTCGCAAGTTGAGATACACCGATCAAAAGGCCAGCTCCTCCACGGCTTGAGCATCGATCTTTCCTGCTCTGGCGCTAAATTCAAAGTACCCAGCGCATTTAAATACAACCTTGGCGAAATCATTGAGGTTACGTTTACTGATTTTGCCAGTCAATCTCAATTAGCCGGTATTGAAAAGCCCCTGACTTATCGGATTTTGGCTGTCGAAGATTGCTACGAAAATGATGCAATTCGCTATCTGAGAACCACGCTGCTCACTGAAACCAATATTATCGACAGAGTGATTGATGAAGTGCTAAACAGTGACGCGAAACGTACACGTCATGACAATCAGGATAAAGTCATTCGGGCTCGTACTCGCGGTTATGAGCATTTGGCTTTGAAGCACACCAGCAACTTACCACTGTTCTTTCAAGGCAGTGAGCTAAAACTTGCCATGCTGACACCGAATAACCAAAAGCTATGGCAATACTGGCACGATGAACGTAACCAACAAGTTTTTGGCTCCCTGTTCCATAAAGAAAGAATGACCTCGCTGATTACACCCGGAGTAAGAGGTACGACCAACGTTCTCTATTCATTTACGCACGAGCACGACAACAAAACGTATTTCTATTCGATGCTGAGACCTGAAGCAAGCAGAGAACAGCGCCAATTGTTCTGGCATTTAGGGGCAAAACGAAACAGCTGGCGAGTGTTTCGAGTATCTATCTTTGAGCTGTCCGAACAGGAAAAAGAAGAGCTCGCCTCTTTTTCATCGGAGTTAGCACAAACATCGCAATTACTCACTCACGTGGGGATTTTGCAAGAAATCTCGGATGAGAAATCAGGACAAGACTATCTGTTAACAGAAAAGCCTCGTGTACCTTCAAACACCTTAAATGCGTTTCGGCATCCGCGACGAATAACGGGCAACCCAAAAGGCATTTATTTTGATGCTCAATCTCGACGCAAAGAGCCTCGTTATCGATTTAAAACGCCATTAGCGTTAATAACGGGACAATTAAGTAGTACGGGACACAGTGTTGACATTTCGAAGCGAGGACTCGGAATTCGGCTAGAAAACCCTGCCACTTTACGTACTGGGCAAGAGGTCACCATTAACTTTCATGAATTACAGTTGTACGACGGTAACTTGCCGTTATCCGCAGTGCCTTACCGCGTCGTACGAGTCAGCCCAGATGGTCATAGAGTTCAATTGGTTATCGGTCAAAACAGCACAGCACGCCGTGTGATCGCGTTTCTCAATAAAGTCATCGAACATAATAAAAACAAGCTGCTTCAACAGGAAGATGTGCTACCAAGCCATAAGCTACTAGAGAGATTACATAGTGTGCTGCTTTCCAGAAGCTTAAGTTCCCCTATTTTCATTAGTAAAACGTCAACGGGTGCATTTAACACACCCGTTATTGGTGTAAACCACCCCTTGCCTAAATATGTTGAGATTTTTGCTCAGATAGGTCATAGCCAAAAGCTATCGCTGGAGCCTATATTTAAAGGCCGCACGAGCACTCTGATCGCAGATCTAATCAAGCGTGTAGAGGGCGCGCAGGAGAAACACGAGGACATTTACCTCAGCGTAGCAAAAATTGGTAACATGGTGACAGGTATTGAATCCAAGCTACATCAGGATTTTAGTAACCTAAAAGAACGAATTCAGTTTATAAAAAAAGCGCGCATGATGGGCGATTTCTATGTCCTTCGCCTCTCTACCGCGCCCATTTTTGAGCCTATGACCTCTCTACTACAAAGAGATTTAGGTGAGTTGACTCAGTTTAGTGTCCATCAGGCAAGTAAACTAGAAAAGGAGCTCACTTCACTTATCGGGTACAGTGAGTTTGAAGATATCACGGAAGAAGTACTGGTAAGGCTAGAACTCACCGAATAA
- the serB gene encoding phosphoserine phosphatase gives MDASKSLPIRKHTTLLNRLPETRFASQLDRAKANWIVFSTYLSPRHFEDIDFFTGFYNPVLETWKVGQYEVALMSGELTPQHETILKSLNIDYASLNEVPDLSTTGLIVFDMDSTAIQIECIDEIAKLAGVGEEVAEVTERAMQGELDFEQSLRQRVGKLKGADESILEQVRSQLPFMQDFEALIATMKALGWKTAIASGGFDYFSDYIKEKVDLDFARSNKLEIINGKMTGKVLGDVVNAQVKSDILVELADEYEIEQHNTVAVGDGANDLVMMSAAGLGIAYHAKSKVQAQAQANIRYTGLGGVLCILSGALVKQQKISWKSKP, from the coding sequence ATGGACGCGTCAAAAAGCTTGCCTATAAGAAAACATACGACACTTTTAAATCGATTGCCCGAAACTCGCTTTGCTTCGCAATTGGATAGAGCCAAAGCGAATTGGATTGTTTTTTCTACTTACCTTTCACCGCGTCATTTTGAAGACATTGACTTTTTTACTGGTTTTTACAACCCGGTCTTAGAAACATGGAAAGTGGGCCAGTACGAAGTCGCATTGATGTCAGGCGAACTTACGCCTCAGCACGAAACCATTTTAAAAAGCCTTAACATAGATTATGCGTCACTAAATGAAGTACCTGACTTGTCAACCACAGGGCTTATTGTGTTTGATATGGACTCGACAGCCATTCAAATTGAGTGCATTGATGAGATCGCGAAATTAGCCGGAGTTGGCGAAGAAGTCGCTGAAGTTACTGAACGTGCGATGCAAGGTGAACTGGATTTTGAACAGAGCCTTCGTCAACGAGTCGGTAAACTAAAAGGTGCTGATGAGTCGATTCTGGAACAAGTCCGCTCACAGCTGCCATTCATGCAAGATTTTGAAGCACTGATTGCGACAATGAAAGCGCTAGGCTGGAAAACCGCGATTGCTTCTGGTGGTTTCGACTACTTCTCTGACTATATCAAAGAAAAAGTAGATTTAGATTTCGCTCGCTCGAACAAACTGGAAATCATCAACGGAAAAATGACGGGTAAAGTGCTTGGTGATGTCGTCAACGCGCAAGTGAAGTCAGACATCTTGGTTGAATTGGCGGATGAGTACGAAATCGAGCAACATAATACGGTTGCGGTCGGTGACGGCGCGAATGACTTGGTGATGATGTCTGCAGCAGGTCTTGGTATTGCTTACCACGCAAAATCTAAAGTACAGGCGCAAGCTCAAGCGAATATTCGCTACACTGGGTTAGGCGGCGTTCTTTGCATCTTGTCTGGGGCGCTGGTTAAACAACAGAAAATTAGCTGGAAGTCCAAGCCGTAG
- a CDS encoding YtjB family periplasmic protein encodes MSESLFSVRNALRILALILLCVMLFFTIKNSVVISKGNERIQAHQLETLTKVLISQASLSASEMIMNNDQERLLQLSNQLAQDRLVFDATIYDARGVRLASSEDALSVREVMGLDTPLATASIGRQQLVEPVIADGSVVGFVRVTFETGRVTAISDHHYRKSDRYMYMMVLMSFVCGVLFIMILRRQPIRRKKAENLLLTK; translated from the coding sequence ATGAGTGAATCCTTGTTTTCAGTAAGGAATGCCCTGCGAATTCTGGCGCTAATACTACTGTGTGTGATGTTATTTTTCACGATCAAAAACAGTGTGGTAATCAGTAAGGGTAACGAGAGAATTCAAGCGCATCAGCTTGAGACACTCACCAAGGTTTTGATCTCACAGGCATCTTTGTCTGCCAGTGAAATGATTATGAACAATGATCAGGAGCGATTATTGCAGTTGTCTAATCAGCTCGCACAAGATCGTCTGGTATTTGATGCGACCATTTATGATGCACGAGGTGTGCGTCTGGCTTCTAGTGAAGATGCGTTATCAGTACGAGAAGTAATGGGTTTAGATACCCCATTAGCAACCGCTTCTATTGGTCGCCAACAACTGGTTGAACCTGTCATTGCTGACGGTTCGGTTGTCGGCTTTGTCCGCGTGACGTTCGAAACAGGTCGTGTGACCGCAATTTCTGACCACCACTATCGTAAAAGTGATCGCTACATGTACATGATGGTTCTGATGAGTTTTGTCTGTGGCGTACTGTTCATTATGATTTTGCGCAGGCAACCCATTCGCAGAAAGAAGGCAGAAAACCTTCTGCTCACTAAGTAA
- the deoD gene encoding purine-nucleoside phosphorylase — MATPHINAEMGAFADVVLMPGDPLRAKYIAETFLEDVVQVCDVRNMFGYTGTYKGRKISVMGHGMGIPSCSIYATELIKDFGVKKIIRVGSCGAVNEYIKVRDVVIGMGACTDSKVNRIRFKGHDFAAIADYKMVRAAEDAAKARGIDVKVGNLFSAELFYTPDPEMFDVMDKYGIVGVEMEAAGIYGVAAEYGAKALTICTVSDHIKTGEQTTSDERQTTFNDMMLIALDSVLLGDKE, encoded by the coding sequence ATGGCAACTCCACATATCAATGCTGAAATGGGTGCATTCGCAGACGTAGTACTGATGCCGGGTGACCCGCTACGTGCAAAATACATTGCAGAAACCTTCCTTGAAGACGTCGTTCAAGTGTGTGACGTTCGTAATATGTTCGGTTATACAGGCACATACAAAGGTCGCAAAATCTCTGTAATGGGCCACGGTATGGGCATCCCATCATGTTCGATCTACGCAACGGAACTTATCAAAGACTTCGGTGTGAAAAAGATTATCCGCGTTGGCAGTTGCGGTGCGGTGAATGAATACATCAAAGTACGTGATGTTGTGATCGGTATGGGCGCGTGTACGGATTCAAAAGTAAACCGCATCCGTTTTAAAGGTCATGACTTCGCTGCCATTGCTGACTACAAAATGGTTCGTGCAGCAGAAGACGCAGCAAAAGCACGCGGCATTGATGTGAAAGTGGGTAACCTATTCTCAGCAGAACTTTTCTACACGCCAGATCCAGAAATGTTCGATGTAATGGACAAGTACGGCATCGTTGGGGTTGAAATGGAAGCGGCCGGCATTTACGGCGTAGCAGCAGAATACGGCGCAAAAGCGCTAACGATTTGTACGGTTTCAGACCACATCAAAACCGGCGAACAAACGACATCTGATGAACGTCAAACCACGTTCAACGACATGATGCTGATTGCACTGGATTCGGTATTGCTAGGTGATAAAGAGTAA
- the radA gene encoding DNA repair protein RadA yields MAKAKRAYVCNDCGADFPRWQGQCNACGSWNTITEVRIAASPTVARNERLSGYAGSATEAQVQTLSEIDLQEVPRFTSGFKELDRVLGGGVVPGAAILIGGNPGAGKSTLLLQTMCVLSGQMPTLYVTGEESLQQVAMRASRLGLPKEHLKMLSETNVDKICQIAEKEQPRIMVIDSIQVMHVSDVQSSPGSVAQVRESATALTRYAKQNNVAVFIVGHVTKDGTLAGPKVLEHIIDCSVLLDGGTDSRFRTLRSHKNRFGAVNELGVFAMTGQGLKEVSNPSAIFLSRGEEETSGSSVMVVWEGTRPLLVEIQALVDYSQLANPRRVAVGLEQNRLSLLLAVLHKHGGLQMADQDVFVNVVGGVKVTETSADLALVMALLSSFRDRALPKDVVIFGEVGLAGEIRPVPSGQERLNEAFKHGFKKAIVPAANMPKGGISGMQIHGVKKLSEAIEAFDEL; encoded by the coding sequence ATGGCGAAAGCAAAACGAGCATATGTTTGTAATGATTGCGGCGCAGACTTTCCGCGTTGGCAAGGACAATGTAATGCGTGTGGGTCGTGGAACACGATAACTGAAGTACGCATCGCAGCATCGCCAACGGTGGCTCGCAATGAGCGTTTGTCCGGCTACGCTGGCTCTGCTACTGAGGCTCAGGTTCAAACGCTGTCAGAAATCGACTTACAAGAAGTGCCGCGTTTTACCAGTGGTTTTAAAGAGCTAGACCGTGTACTCGGTGGCGGTGTGGTTCCCGGCGCTGCAATATTGATTGGTGGTAACCCTGGTGCAGGCAAGTCGACACTACTTTTGCAAACTATGTGTGTGCTATCAGGGCAAATGCCGACGTTATATGTGACGGGGGAAGAATCGCTGCAACAGGTGGCGATGCGAGCTTCTCGTCTCGGTTTGCCAAAAGAACACCTGAAGATGTTATCCGAAACAAACGTGGATAAGATCTGTCAAATTGCTGAAAAAGAGCAACCTCGCATTATGGTGATTGACTCGATTCAGGTGATGCACGTTTCTGATGTTCAGTCATCGCCAGGCAGTGTCGCGCAGGTTCGTGAATCCGCAACCGCGCTGACGAGGTACGCAAAACAGAACAATGTTGCGGTATTTATCGTGGGTCACGTAACGAAAGATGGTACGCTTGCTGGCCCGAAAGTCCTTGAACACATCATTGACTGTTCAGTTTTGCTTGATGGTGGCACAGATAGCCGGTTCCGTACGTTGCGCAGCCACAAAAACCGTTTTGGCGCAGTGAATGAACTTGGTGTATTTGCGATGACAGGCCAGGGGCTCAAAGAAGTCAGCAACCCATCGGCGATTTTCCTTTCCCGTGGTGAAGAAGAGACGTCAGGTTCTTCGGTTATGGTGGTGTGGGAAGGGACTCGTCCTCTACTGGTCGAGATACAAGCCCTGGTTGATTACTCACAGCTAGCCAACCCACGCCGAGTTGCAGTGGGTCTGGAGCAAAACCGCCTGTCTTTACTATTAGCTGTGCTGCATAAACACGGCGGATTACAAATGGCGGACCAAGACGTGTTTGTTAATGTCGTCGGTGGTGTGAAAGTGACCGAGACCAGCGCCGATCTTGCGTTAGTTATGGCGTTACTTTCGAGCTTTCGTGATCGTGCTCTGCCCAAAGATGTGGTTATCTTTGGTGAGGTTGGCTTAGCGGGTGAAATTCGTCCTGTGCCGAGCGGGCAGGAGCGATTAAATGAAGCGTTTAAGCACGGCTTTAAAAAAGCCATTGTTCCGGCTGCGAATATGCCCAAAGGCGGTATTTCGGGCATGCAAATACACGGGGTTAAGAAGTTATCAGAGGCAATCGAAGCATTTGATGAGTTATAG
- a CDS encoding phosphopentomutase has product MKRAFILVLDSFGIGATADAKDFGDVGSDTLGHIADQCEQGLADNDKRQGALRLPNLSKLGLAMAHKESTGRFAPGLDAEAEIIGAYGHAAELSSGKDTPSGHWEIAGVPVLFDWGYFTDKTNSFPEELTNRILERAGLDGYLGNCHASGTQVLDDLGEEHMKTGLPIFYTSADSVFQIACHEETFGLDRLLELCQIAREELEDYNIGRVIARPFIGPGKGQFERTGNRRDLSVEPPSATVLQKLVEEKQGDVVSIGKIADIYANCGITKKVKATGIPALFEATLEQIKEAGDNTIVFTNFVDFDSAYGHRRDVAGYAAALEYFDGRINEVLELMGEDDVLILTADHGCDPTWPGTDHTREHIPVLVYGQKVPAGSLGCRDTFADIGQTLASYFGTSPMDYGKNFL; this is encoded by the coding sequence ATGAAAAGAGCATTTATTTTAGTACTAGACTCATTCGGTATCGGCGCAACTGCGGATGCGAAAGACTTTGGTGATGTAGGTTCAGACACATTAGGTCATATTGCGGATCAGTGTGAACAAGGCTTAGCTGATAACGACAAGCGTCAAGGCGCACTTCGTCTTCCAAACCTGTCTAAACTTGGTTTGGCGATGGCACATAAAGAATCAACGGGTCGTTTTGCTCCTGGTCTGGACGCAGAGGCGGAAATCATCGGTGCTTATGGTCACGCTGCTGAGCTTTCTTCTGGTAAAGATACGCCTTCCGGGCACTGGGAAATTGCAGGTGTACCAGTTCTGTTTGACTGGGGTTACTTTACGGACAAAACCAACAGCTTCCCTGAAGAGTTGACAAATCGCATTCTTGAGCGTGCTGGCTTAGATGGCTACTTAGGTAACTGCCATGCTTCAGGCACACAAGTACTGGATGATTTGGGTGAAGAGCACATGAAGACCGGTCTGCCAATCTTCTACACATCTGCAGACTCTGTATTCCAAATCGCCTGTCACGAAGAGACATTTGGCCTGGATCGTCTGTTAGAGCTTTGCCAAATCGCTCGTGAAGAGCTAGAAGATTACAACATTGGCCGTGTCATTGCGCGTCCATTTATTGGCCCGGGTAAAGGTCAATTTGAACGCACAGGTAACCGTCGTGATCTATCTGTTGAGCCACCATCAGCAACCGTTCTACAGAAGCTAGTAGAAGAGAAGCAAGGTGATGTGGTTTCTATCGGCAAGATTGCAGACATCTACGCAAACTGCGGTATCACTAAGAAAGTAAAAGCAACGGGTATCCCTGCGTTGTTCGAAGCGACACTCGAGCAAATCAAAGAAGCGGGTGATAACACTATCGTATTCACAAACTTTGTTGATTTCGACTCGGCATACGGCCACCGCCGTGATGTGGCGGGTTACGCTGCGGCACTTGAGTATTTTGATGGTCGCATCAACGAAGTACTAGAGCTGATGGGTGAAGATGATGTGCTTATCCTGACTGCCGACCACGGCTGTGATCCAACATGGCCAGGTACTGATCATACTCGTGAACACATTCCAGTACTGGTTTACGGTCAAAAGGTGCCAGCTGGCTCTCTTGGTTGCCGTGACACGTTCGCAGATATCGGCCAAACGTTGGCAAGCTACTTCGGTACATCACCAATGGATTACGGTAAGAACTTCCTATAA